Part of the Chloroflexota bacterium genome is shown below.
GGGCTTTGGTTTATTGCCGCAAAACCCTAGCCAACCCATGGACGAGTTTTTGGCTGAGCTAGGCAGCAGCGATCCAAATCAATGGGTCGCTCAACTCCAACAACAGCTGCTCGAACTGAGTGCGAGTGCTGGGCCACTCACCAGCGAACGGCTGTGGCAGGCCTTGCGTAATGCTGGCATTTATAGCGAACTTGCGACCCAACAAGAACTTTTGGCGGTGATGCAACAGCCAGATCAATTGTTGGCGCGGGTTTGCCAACACCTTGAGCATATGTGGCAACGTTGCTTGCAAGCCGAGTGGCAACAAGCTCAAACCACAATCAGCCAGCTTAATCGCCAGCTTCAAGCCCAAATTCCGAATGAAGCCGCACTCAAAGGTTTTCGCCAAAGCTTAGGCTATGCAGTTAATCAAGAGTGGCAGCAATTACAGGGGCAACGCCAAATCGTACTGTTTGCCGCGACCCAAAATGGCAGCCTAACGACGTTTTTGGCTGATCGCCAGCGTTTGTGGGTTGGCATTGGTTTTGGCATCAGTAACGAGCTTCAGCCACGGGTAGTTAGCCGCAACGAGTTATTATTTCGCTTGCAAGCGCTCGCCGATGCCGCGCGGATTCAAATTATGGAGCTTTTGGCGCAGGGCGAATTATCGGCTCAAGCGATTATCAGCCAAACCCAACTACCGCAATCGAGCGTTTCGCGCCATTTGAATATTTTGCGCAATGCTGGCTTTGTGCAGGAGCGGCGGGCGGGCGGCGCAACCAAGAGCTATCGCTTGGTCACAAGCCACATTGGGGCAACCTTTGCGGCGCTTGAGCAAACGCTGAATCAAGCAAGCGCAAGCCCAAGCAGCCCAGCTCAAGTAGCATCAGCAGTGCCAACCAGCATTCAACGCTTTTTCAATCGTGAGGGGCGCATGGTCACTTGGCCCAGCAAACATATTGATCGCATTCCAATTTTGGAGTATTTTGCCCAGCAATTTGAGTTTGGCCGTGAATATAGCGAACGCGAAATTAACGAGCTGCTGAAGCCGCACACTGGCAGCGATGTGGCTAACCTGCGGCGCTATTTGATCGATGTTA
Proteins encoded:
- a CDS encoding metalloregulator ArsR/SmtB family transcription factor; the encoded protein is MQLQSSSIADSLNTLQLLNRAATIRGASAWVQRTAQALSAKQLADNQLVASLGFGLLPQNPSQPMDEFLAELGSSDPNQWVAQLQQQLLELSASAGPLTSERLWQALRNAGIYSELATQQELLAVMQQPDQLLARVCQHLEHMWQRCLQAEWQQAQTTISQLNRQLQAQIPNEAALKGFRQSLGYAVNQEWQQLQGQRQIVLFAATQNGSLTTFLADRQRLWVGIGFGISNELQPRVVSRNELLFRLQALADAARIQIMELLAQGELSAQAIISQTQLPQSSVSRHLNILRNAGFVQERRAGGATKSYRLVTSHIGATFAALEQTLNQASASPSSPAQVASAVPTSIQRFFNREGRMVTWPSKHIDRIPILEYFAQQFEFGREYSEREINELLKPHTGSDVANLRRYLIDVKLFERDGTGSRYWRKKEE